One window from the genome of Gadus morhua chromosome 16, gadMor3.0, whole genome shotgun sequence encodes:
- the ilkap gene encoding integrin-linked kinase-associated serine/threonine phosphatase 2C isoform X1 produces MDLFEDLPEPSCAPTELPTRPDAKRRRQEEEEEVQLERKKVCNKGVPVLRGYVGSRQGERDEMQDAHVVLPDLTEHLTTPPTQVCGVSYFAVFDGHGGARASRYAAESLHLNLARTFPRRSSENLDKLIKKCLLDSFRQTDEDFLKKASSQKPVWKDGCTATCLLVVQNTAYIANLGDSRAVLCRMEEEGEERRVVSRALSREHNPTLYEERIRIQRAGGTVREGRVLGILEVSRSLGDGQYKRCGVISTPDLRRCSLTSADRFILLACDGLFKVFTAEEAVKYVFGLLQEDGSGTNEEGRYEAACQRLASEAVRRGCADNVTVILVSIGF; encoded by the exons ATGGATCTATTTGAAGATCTTCCAGAGCCAAGCTGTG CGCCCACAGAGCTCCCAACTCGGCCAGACGCAAAGAGGAGacgccaggaggaggaggaggaggtccagcTGGAGAGGAAGAAAGTTTGTAACAAAG gGGTCCCGGTGCTTAGGGGCTACGTAGGGTCGAGGCAGGGGGAAAGGGATGAGATGCAGGACGCTCATGTTGTCCTCCCTGACCTGACAGAGCATCTTACCACTCCACCCACCCAGGT TTGTGGCGTCTCGTACTTCGCGGTGTTTGATGGCCACGGAGGAGCTAGAGCGTCGCGCTACGCCGCGGAGAGCCTCCACCTCAACCTGGCTCGCACGTTCCCCCGCA GGAGCTCTGAGAATCTGGACAAACTGATAAAGAAATGTCTCCTGGATTCCTTCCGGCAGACGGACGAGGACTTCCTCAAGAAAGCATCCAGCCA GAAGCCTGTGTGGAAAGATGGCTGTACCGCCACCTGTCTGCTGGTGGTCCAAAACACAGCCTACATAGCCAACCTGGGCGACAGCAGG GCGGTGTTGTGtcggatggaggaggagggtgaggagcgGAGGGTGGTGTCGCGGGCTCTGAGTAGAGAACACAACCCCACCCTCTACGAAGAGCGAATCAGAATCCAGAGAGCAGGAGGCACCGTCAG ggAGGGCAGGGTCCTGGGTATACTGGAGGTCTCTCGGTCGCTAGGAGACGGTCAGTACAAACGCTGTGGAGTCATCTCCACCCCGGACCTCCGGAGGTGCAGTCTCACCTCCGCAGACAG GTTTATCCTGCTAGCCTGTGATGGACTCTTTAAGGTGTTTACTGCTGAGGAAGCTGTTAAATATGTCTTCGGTCtgctgcag GAGGATGGCTCAGGGACCAATGAGGAGGGCCGATATGAAGCTGCTTGCCAGCGATTGGCCAGCGAGGCAGTGAGGCGGGGCTGCGCTGACAACGTGACCGTGATCCTGGTTTCTATTGGCTTCTAa
- the ilkap gene encoding integrin-linked kinase-associated serine/threonine phosphatase 2C isoform X2, with protein sequence MQDAHVVLPDLTEHLTTPPTQVCGVSYFAVFDGHGGARASRYAAESLHLNLARTFPRRSSENLDKLIKKCLLDSFRQTDEDFLKKASSQKPVWKDGCTATCLLVVQNTAYIANLGDSRAVLCRMEEEGEERRVVSRALSREHNPTLYEERIRIQRAGGTVREGRVLGILEVSRSLGDGQYKRCGVISTPDLRRCSLTSADRFILLACDGLFKVFTAEEAVKYVFGLLQEDGSGTNEEGRYEAACQRLASEAVRRGCADNVTVILVSIGF encoded by the exons ATGCAGGACGCTCATGTTGTCCTCCCTGACCTGACAGAGCATCTTACCACTCCACCCACCCAGGT TTGTGGCGTCTCGTACTTCGCGGTGTTTGATGGCCACGGAGGAGCTAGAGCGTCGCGCTACGCCGCGGAGAGCCTCCACCTCAACCTGGCTCGCACGTTCCCCCGCA GGAGCTCTGAGAATCTGGACAAACTGATAAAGAAATGTCTCCTGGATTCCTTCCGGCAGACGGACGAGGACTTCCTCAAGAAAGCATCCAGCCA GAAGCCTGTGTGGAAAGATGGCTGTACCGCCACCTGTCTGCTGGTGGTCCAAAACACAGCCTACATAGCCAACCTGGGCGACAGCAGG GCGGTGTTGTGtcggatggaggaggagggtgaggagcgGAGGGTGGTGTCGCGGGCTCTGAGTAGAGAACACAACCCCACCCTCTACGAAGAGCGAATCAGAATCCAGAGAGCAGGAGGCACCGTCAG ggAGGGCAGGGTCCTGGGTATACTGGAGGTCTCTCGGTCGCTAGGAGACGGTCAGTACAAACGCTGTGGAGTCATCTCCACCCCGGACCTCCGGAGGTGCAGTCTCACCTCCGCAGACAG GTTTATCCTGCTAGCCTGTGATGGACTCTTTAAGGTGTTTACTGCTGAGGAAGCTGTTAAATATGTCTTCGGTCtgctgcag GAGGATGGCTCAGGGACCAATGAGGAGGGCCGATATGAAGCTGCTTGCCAGCGATTGGCCAGCGAGGCAGTGAGGCGGGGCTGCGCTGACAACGTGACCGTGATCCTGGTTTCTATTGGCTTCTAa